atTGCATACAAATAAAACCAACTACCAGAATTTGTGGAGTACATAGGAGATTACATTGCAATTGCAGGATCAGTGTAACGATGTTGtatatttttggtttatttgtgtgatttgggTAATGAAAAATATGGATTATGAATGTAATTCAGTAAAAGAATGGAAATTGATGGTAAGGTATTTCAAAGAACCTGAACCTCCAAGAACACAAAGATTACAATTTCAGATGTATGATTTTCAATCCTCAACCTTAATCTCTAACACATTGTCTGTTTTTCTATTCAAGAAACACTTCCTCTCACACTAAAATAGTGTCTGACAGCGTTCGTGTGTCCAAAACATCAACGTCTTACAAATCGCTTTGCCGTCTTCatgaacccaaaaaagaaaacataaaagaaagatGACACCATTCAATCTCCAAAGGAGGGTTGTTTGTTTTATAACACCCCTTCTATTTTTAGTTCAAGAAAATACAAGTATAGGACTATGCAAGTAAAATGATAGGAGAAACTGTACATGGCAATCTCAAAAGTCGATCAAAGGATGCATTGCCGTGAATGAGACCTAGCCTGCAACAACAAAcagggaacaaaaaaaaaaaaggttcatgtTAGACTTAGAAAGGACCATGATCCCTTATCCAAAATGAGACTACCGCTCTAGTAAATCATCATCAAACGCCCCCTAGGTGCTTAACAATCAAAGCAAGTAAGCCCCCATTAACATTAACATGCAACATATTACATCCACTAGCAATCAGATCTTCCCAACCcataaataaacataatagaAAATGGCCTGGGGTTGCCAGCTCATCCGACTCCCTATCAACAGCCACACACATTGTTTGATTCAGCCAACTTCTATCAACTTAGTAAAATTCATCTTGCTAATTTTAATGTAGCCCATATTTACTTCAACTTAACTGGTTATGCATGCCAGGTGAGCTTTATaagaacaaaagacaaaagtatgATATACATAAGATGACAGAAAACATTTTCAAGCAAAGAGGGAGAGATCACTACAGCTGAATTGATATATTTAAAATACTGCTAGAAGGTCTTACATAATATCCAAATTACCAGCTACTTGCAAACTGGAAAGACAACCTCTCATTCTACCATCCAAAGTGATTTGGATCAACAACACTCATAACTTTAGTAAAATAAACCACCCACAAGAATCTTAAAAATCAGAAACTCACCAACCAAATTTTAGATTCAAGGCTAGTACTTAATTCTTTTTGCATATTCTCAGCAGTAGATCAAAACCGTCATACCAAACAttgaattgaagaagaagaaagaaaattaatcaAGGTATTTTAACAAGAGAAACAAACACACCCAACAACCACAGTACATCTGATCAAAGTAAATTACTAATTATCTTGTTCTTGTCATGATCAACATCACAcattcttttaaaacaaaaatacaacagGATAAAACAATTCAGATaaccatttaaaaaatgacaattattGACAAACCAGTATCCaatataaaatctaaaacaCCGAAATATCATCAAGCACATTAGTCAACAAAAGTAGGGCACATACTAGTTAGAAGCTGTAGACTCATCCTCCTCCACCAAGATCTAAATCTCTGCATCCGAGTTCTCCTCCAGATTTGCCTCACCAATCTCTTCATACTGCAGATTCTCAAATTGGCAATAGGAAACAATAGAATCTTTTTCTTCCACATTAACAGAACTTGCAAAAAAAACCTTCCAAGGCTTCTGCGAATCCTTCAAATTTGACTCCAACTCCTTAACTTCATCAAGGGATGTGACTCTAAAAGTTTCACAATCTGACGAACTGGCCGTGGCAGTGTCCGAACTGGCCGTGGCAGTGTCCGAACTGGCCGTGGCAGTGTCTGAACTGGCTGTGGCAGTGTCCGAACTGGCCGGAATAGGCAAATCATCTCCCGCACCCTCAATACCAGCAACCCCTGCTTCCAGTGGAAGTTCGCCGACAGGTTCCGCTGCAGGAACATCATTGCCGGCACCCTCAATCGGGCGTACTTCCTCAGCCGACAGAGACAGATCGTCGCCGGAAGCGACCGGTTCTGCCGGAACAGGTTCCGCTGCGGGCAAATCATTGCCCGCACCCTCAATACCAGCGACCCCTACTTCCAGTGGAAGGTCGCCGCCATCCACAGCCCTCCTCTTCCTCATCAACTTCCGCTTCCTCCTCAACGAATGGAGAATCCAAAGAATTTTTCTCATTCCTCTACCCAGATTGAACCCGAAATGACGCCGTCCACAACTGCGGAACATTTCTTTCGTCCTCCAAGagctcctcttttcttttttaccctAAATATGAATATCATCCAATTTATACCTAATTGatgtcaaaataaaataataatagaaaattatatCAGATTGCTACGGCATCATAAACGACGTCGATTGAATGCTGATTCAGGAAGAACTTATTTTTGGCGGTGAGTtaatttgaaaattgttttttttttcaaacaaataatatatatatttttctcttaaatgaaataatagatcattatattatattataataatataacgaTTTCGGCAAATTGATTCTCCCTATTCATTTTTAGGTCCCTGATTTGATCCAAATGATACCGTACGTTAAAGGGTGTGTttgaaatcgcaattttttaaaaacgcaattctcaaacgattaattttctgcgatttggtctaaaatcataatttttgtctacgaaatctcatcgcagaaaatgaatcgtttgagaattgcgtttttaaaaaattgcgatttgaaaaagcagaattttaaatgctaatttgcgattttaaaggataaactacgattttactaaacgcttaactgtgttttaaaaaatcacttttttaaatcgcacatttttaaatcgttatttttaaatcacattttttgaaatcgcaaacccaaacggatctAAATAATCTaatactgaaaaatagaaacaaaatagAGTATGTAATTCTCTCTATACTTATTCCACTTGAGTTAGGAAAAAATACTGTTATtttccaaaatgaaaaataaattatttgtatatttattttgcaGTACAAATATATCCAAACATGGTAACTCAATTTGGTAATTTGATTCTCATAATTCTTTTTTAGTCCATAATTTAATCTAAATTATAGCCTGCATGCACAACAATAATTTGGTGTTATACTTCTAGGGGCGTAACAAACTCAATAAACAAAGTTCAACACCTTttttacattatatatatacacgatagaaaaaaaaaaaaaaaaaaaaaaaaaaaaggtgttgaaATTTGTTAATTGTGTTTGtttctcataaattattttctttaggCTATAGTGTGTTATAATTATTAAAGAAGCGCTAGGTTTTTTCCCCAATTGAGACCTTTATGTACTTTCTATTTCAATACTAaagtttttcttaaaagaaaaaaaaaatcagaatataGTCATTTGGTGTTTTAATTCGAGTGGTGTAACAAACCCAAGAAAAGAACCGGATGAAACAATCgatcattatattatattataataatataatgattTCAGCAAATTAATTCTCCCTATTCATTTTTATGACAAAGAATTTGCAACACTTATGAACTTTTAGGATCTAAGTTCTAACAAGTTTCATATTTCATGTTCAAGTTTCTAATAGGTTAGACTTTTGTTGGAAAGTACGTTAAAATAttacttaaataattaaattcactattttctatcagtttaagcttttgagtcaactagtgatttaacatgatatcagagtagAAATTTTGAGTTTTAACTTGAACTCTacaatttatctttcatttcaacTAAATACTTCACATGTTGGGCCTCACTCATTGGTGACTTAACATAATGTGCTCAAACAATCTTGAGCCTGAGTTTTAGAGAAATTGAGACAACAAgaagattaaaaagaaaaaaaaaaaaaaaaaaaaaaaaaaaaaaaaaaaaaaaacacattgaaTTAACATGAATGCACAAAAGGCTAAAACTTTATCAAACAACATACAAACCACTAAAGGGTTGGTTCATATaggaaatacaaatacaaaaagatAATACGACAGTGCAATGATCTTTGTCTCTATGTAACAACACAGACAACTTTATGTTGCAAACCAAACATGACTTCCAGCAAACATGTTTAACATCGGATCATGTCCATCGACCCCTTCAACTATTCAAACCCCAGTGCCAGTACAGATTGGAGTTCTAGAAGCATAGTAAATGGTGCAACCCTTTGGAGCATAGCAGCAATTGCACGGCGGAGTGAGTTGCTTACTGCCCGAAGATGGGTAGATCATATACCCTACATAGTCCATGCATACATTAGGGCATACTATTGCCTTCACAGTTATTGGATTCACGCTCAGTAGAATTGCACCTGCtcatcaaaatcatcaacacaacacaacatTTGAGAAAGTAAGTTTGTAAGTTCATGTGATGCTTATGATCACGTTagccactaaataattaaatttgattatggCTAACGTGACAGTGTCGCGCAGATTACTACATTAGTTTGTAAAGAGTCGTAGTAAAAACTGGAGGACGTCAAACattttcttagaattttttgcATGCAAAAGTTTGCATTTCGTGGGATGAGACACATCTTGTCATCCATATATGGACACTAgattatcaaacaaaaaaatcaatagagATAATAGAACAAGctaaaccaaaaagagaagataaaTCGAGATCACAAAAATTGAATAGGAGTAAGAGCTTACTACACAAAATGAGAAGATGTATTGCACCAACTTTGTTGCCAGCAACCATATTTCCTCTATCTATTTTGAGGGGTTAACATTGCATAATATTTATAGTACTCCAcggaagaaaaattaaaaataaaaactaaaaaagttggTATATTACACTCTTAACAGTTGCAAGATCAGGTATATATATGGAATATTCATCATATACATGGTTTGCATGCACCAAAATCAACTTTGCAAGAAGCATTTGAACACTAAGTAATTATGGCTTCCTTCAACATTTTAGAAGCCAACAATGGCAGAAATCAAGTTCCTCATTTGCTCATATATATGATAATAATTTTCAACTTAATAGTAGATTCTCTTTTTCATTGAGATTGAAATATTGGAGTATTCTATTTGACATTGTACTTGTTAGTTAATTAGTCTATTTATGTGattaacaataatatataatttccaAACACTTGATCACTTTTCTGGTTCTTTTGCTTCTCTAAGAATAGTCTTGTTAATATGCTTTATTTGTCTTATTATCTTTTTCCTCAttcgtttttattttgtatttatttttctattctagattgattgattgaatgattttatatatataacgcCTTAACACATACTCTATCAAAAAAGGTTTCTTTTTCTAATGTCGTTAGCCGCGACGAGATGTCAACTTCGTGTTGACTTAATATTatttgaagtatatatatacttacatttgtttatttcttgCATGTACACATCTCttatttgtatcattaatatTGGATTACCATCATTGATCATTCCTAATATGCTTAATAAAAAGTTTCTCACTTCAAACTGAATTTGTGAAAGAGTGaagttgaaataaataaaattcagtGACCAAATTTAGGCCTCCAAACATGCGTGtgtatgtctatatatatatatatatatatagtgtattcATCATCGGAATAAATATGgtcaaaaaatcatcaattttaGTCAAAGGGAAAATATTTAGGGTATtacaattttattataaatcatttaaaaactGATGTAACAGCCCAAGTGGCACTGCCACATCAactacaatcaaatttaattatttagtggctAACGTGGCAGCTCGTACGCAGAAACGTCCTCCCTCGAAAGCCTCGGTGGGGTAGGCCACTGCTGCTCTTCTTCCCGTTCGACTTGCACTGTCTTTTGGCTGCTCCTCCTTCTTAGTCGAAGGTGACTCATTGCTCTCTATTTTGATCATTAACACATTTTCTTGGACTGCTCGAGTTCTAGGGCTGAGCAAAACCCGCAGAAACCCGCCC
This DNA window, taken from Alnus glutinosa chromosome 5, dhAlnGlut1.1, whole genome shotgun sequence, encodes the following:
- the LOC133869441 gene encoding uncharacterized protein LOC133869441, translated to MFRSCGRRHFGFNLGRGMRKILWILHSLRRKRKLMRKRRAVDGGDLPLEVGVAGIEGAGNDLPAAEPVPAEPVASGDDLSLSAEEVRPIEGAGNDVPAAEPVGELPLEAGVAGIEGAGDDLPIPASSDTATASSDTATASSDTATASSDTATASSSDCETFRVTSLDEVKELESNLKDSQKPWKVFFASSVNVEEKDSIVSYCQFENLQYEEIGEANLEENSDAEI